One genomic window of Podarcis muralis chromosome 9, rPodMur119.hap1.1, whole genome shotgun sequence includes the following:
- the PRADC1 gene encoding protease-associated domain-containing protein 1, giving the protein MLPIWPRCLCILLCFGPFAHSLRIQEYLYFQVLSPGDIRYIFTATPAKDFGGVFNTRYQQIYLVPADPPEACGALNNGVFIEGQIALVERGGCSFLSKTRIVQELGGRAVIIADNAYDNDSSYVEMIQDSTRRTADIPALFLLGRDGYMIRRSLEQHGLPWAVISIPVNVTSISTYELMQPPWTFW; this is encoded by the exons ATGCTCCCCATTTGGCCCAGATGTTTGTGCATCTTGCTCTGCTTCGGCCCCTTCGCTCACA GCTTACGTATCCAGGAATACCTCTACTTCCAGGTGTTGAGCCCCGGCGATATCCGCTACATCTTCACTGCCACCCCAGCCAAGGATTTCGGAGGGGTGTTT AACACGAGATACCAGCAGATATACCTGGTCCCGGCAGACCCTCCGGAGGCTTGCGGGGCTCTGAACAACGGAGTCTTCATCGAAGGCCAGATCGCCTTGGTGGAGCGTGG TGGCTGCTCATTTCTGTCCAAGACTCGCATTGTCCAGGAACTCGGCGGCCGTGCGGTGATCATCGCGGACAACGCCTATGACAACGACAGCTCCTATGTGGAGATGATCCAGGACAGCACCAGGCGGACGGCGGACATCCCTGCCCTCTTCCTGCTTGGGAGAGACGG GTACATGATTCGCCGATCCTTGGAGCAGCACGGCCTCCCCTGGGCAGTCATTTCCATCCCTGTAAACGTCACCAGCATCTCGACCTACGAACTGATGCAGCCTCCGTGGACCTTTTGGTAG